GCGGACGCGACTGCGTCCCTGGTCGCCGCGGTCCTCGACGGACCGGTGGAGACCCGGTCGGTCCGCCGGCTGTGGGCGCTCACGCAGGGCAGCCCCCTGTTCCTCCGCCACCTATTGCCCGCCGAGGTGGCCGCCGGGCGGTTCTCGCCGGCATCCGGCCTCTGGTGCTGGTCGCAGGAACCGCGGCTCACGCCCGGGCTCGCCGCGCTGCTCGGCCGGGATCTCGGCGCCCTCACGCCCGAGGAGCAGCACGTCGTCGACGTCCTCGCGGTCGCCGAGCCCGTCGCCGTCGACACGCTCGCTCGTCTCGGCGCACCCGGCGCTGTGGCGGTCCTGGAGGCCGTGGAGTCCCGCGGCCTCGTCCGGACCGCGACGGCGTCGGACGGCCTCGTCGCGCGGCTGGCGCACCCGCTGTACGGAGAGGTGCGACGGGAGTCCATGGGTGAGATGCGTGCGCGACGGCTCCGCGGGGCCGTGGCCGCCACGCTCGACCCCGACACCGACGTCCTGCGGAAGGCGGTCCTCGCGCTCGACTCGGACCTGCCACCGGATCCCGCGCTCTTCCTCCGTGCGGCCGAGCGGGCGATCGGGCTGTTCGACCTGCCGCTCGCGGAGCGCCTGGCGCGCGCGGCGGCGGCGACAGGTGACGCGCGAGCCGGTGTCGTCCACGCCTCCGCGCTGTCGTGGCTGAGCCGCGGCGAGGAGGCGGAGGCACTCCTCGTCGCGCTGGCGGCGCGCGCCGCGGACGGCCCCACCGGCGCGCTCGTCCAGGCCGTGCGGGCGGGCAACCTCGCGTGGTCGCTGCGGCAGCTCGAACGGGCACGTGGGGTGGTGGCAGCAGCTCTCGGCCGCGACGACGCCGGTCCCGTCCGGCTCCACCTGGAGGCGCTGGACGTCGCCCTCGCCGCCGCGGCCGGCGAGGTGGCCACGGTCCTGCCCCGCGCCGTGGCGCTGCGCGGGCGCACCCGGGGCAGCGACCTGCCCGACCTGCTCGTGACGTCCGCCCTCGCCGCCACCGCCGCGGTGACCGGCCGCGTCGATCTGCTCGCACCCGGGGTCGCGGACCGGGGATCCGCGACCCCGTCCGCGACACCGTCGACGATGAGCATCCCTGCCTTCGGACGCGCCGACTTCCAGGTGCTGGGGTACCGGCTCGCGGGCCTGCCGGAGCGTGCGGCCGAGGTCGCAGAGCCCCTCCGCGCGGCGTCGGCGGACCTCCACGGGCCGGCCCGGCTCATGGGGCTCGTCCTCGCGGGCCACGCCGCCCTCGCGGCCGGCCGCGTCCGGCCCGCCGTCGTGCCGCTGCGAGAGGCGTGGTCGGCGCTCGAGCCGTCACCGCACGAGTTCCGGTTCCGCTGCCGGACGCTGCTCGTCACGGCGTTCGCGATGACGGGGGACCGCACCGCAGCGAGGGTCCTCCTGCCCGGGCTCGTGGCGGAACAGCACCCGACGTACCGCCTGTACGTCCCCGACGACCTGCTCGCTCGGGCGTGGGTGGCGGCGAGCGAGGGCGCGACGAGCGAGGCCGTCGACCTCGCGCTCGCAGCGGCCGGGCTCGCCCGTGCCCAGGAGTCGCCGGCCTACGAGGTGCTCGCGTGGCAGGTGGCCGCGCAGCTGGGAGCGGCCGCCGCCGTCCTGGGCGAGGGGGTGACCCGCCTCGAGGCGGTCGCGAGCGTCGTCGCCGGCCCCCGCGCGGTCGTCGCCCTCGAGTACGTGGTCGGGACCCTGCGGGCCGACGCGGCCGCGCTGCTCCGCGTCTCGGCGGGGTTCGAGGCGCTCGGCGACCCTGTGGCCGCGGCGGACTCCGCCGCGCAGGCCGCGACCCTGCTGCGCCGACACGCCCGCCGTGGCGCCGCCCTGTCGGCGGCGGCCCGCGCACAGCGGCTCGCGGAGCGCGCCGGTGTCCGTACCCCCGCCGTCACCGCCGCGACCGTGCCGCTGCCACTGACCGGGCGGGAGCGGGAGGTGGCGCTGCTCGCGGCCCGTGGCCTGTCCAACCGGGAGATCGCCGAGCGCCTCGTCGTGTCGGTGCGAACGGTCGAGGGGCACCTGTACCGGATCGGGCACAAGCTCGGCGTGGCGGACCGGACGGAGCTGGCCGCGATCCTCGACCCCGCCGCAGACGGGTAGCCGACCACTCGCCCGCCCGCTCGCCGCCGGACCCACGCTCGACGCATGACCGTCACACCGACACCCGCCGCCGCCCCGCTCGCGCCGGGGCAGGGCGCCCACCACCGCATGGTCGACGGTGACCACGTCGCCAAGGCCCTCGTCGAGGATGCATGCGGCGCCTTCGAGGTCTTCGAGGTCGTGGCCGAACCGGGACCGCCCGCACCGCCGCACGTGTCGCCGTGGTCCGGCGTCCTGTTCGTGCTCGAGGGCACCGTCCGGGTGCACGTCGAGGACGCGCGCCACGACATGTCCCCCGGCGCGACCATCACGCTGCCCGCGGGGACGTCCTGCACCGTCGAGGTGCCGGACGGCGCACCGTCGCGCTTCCTCGCCGTCACGTCCGGCACCGGCGCGGGCCGCTTCTTCGCCGACTTCGCACGCTCCGTCGCCCTCGACCGGCCGCTCGCCGAGACGCTGCCGGAGGTCCTCGCCGTCACCCGGCGGCACGGCGTCGTCGTCTCGGGAGCCCCCCAGCCGTAGCGCGGGTCCCGGCGTCGCCCGCGGCCCGGGTTGCCGGGTGCCGTGCACGGGTGCTGGATGGGCGGATGACCCTCCCTTCCCGCTTGCTCGGCGCCGCCGGACCGCACAGCCCGCTGACCGTGAGCGCCCTCGGCCTCGGTTGCATGGGCATGAGCGAGTTCTACGGCTCCCACGACGACGAGCAGTCGACGGCGACGATCCGCCGCGCCCTCGACCTCGGCGTCACGCTGATCGACACCGCCGACATGTACGGGCCCTTCACGAACGAGGAGCTCGTCGGGCGGGCGGTCGCGGGCCGGCGCGACGAGGTCGTGATCGCGACGAAGTTCGGCAACGAGCGCCTGCCCGACGGCACCCGGCTCGGCATCAACGGGTCGCCGGAGTACGTCCGGCGGGCCTGCGACGACTCGCTGCGGCGCCTCGGTGTCGACCACGTCGACCTCTACTACCAGCACCGGGTCGACAGGTCGGTGCCGATCGAGGAGACGGTCGGGGCGATGGCGGGGCTCGTGACGGCCGGGAAGGTGCGTCACCTCGGGCTGTCCGAGGCGTCGGTCACGACGATCCGGCGGGCGCACGCCGTCCACCCGATCACGGTCCTGCAGACCGAGTACTCGCTGTTCACCCGCGACGTCGAGGACGAGATCCTCCCGCTGCTCCGCGAGCTCGGGATCGGCCTCGTGCCCTACTCCCCGCTGGGCCGCGGGCTCCTCACCGGCGCCATCACGAGCGCTGACCAGCTCGACCCCGACGACCGGCGCCGCACCGACTACTTCCCCCGCTTCGGCGGTGACGCGCTCGAGGCGAACCTGCGGCTCGTGGGAGAGGTGCGCCGCCTCGCCGAGGAGAAGGGGTGCTCGCCCGGTCAGCTCGCGCTCGCGTGGGTGCTGGCCCAGGGCGACGACGTCGTCCCGATCCCCGGGACGCGGAAGGTGCACCGGCTCGAGGAGAACGTGGGCGCGGCCGCCGTCGCGCTCGGCGCCGACGACCTCGCGGCACTCGAGGCGGCGGTGCCGCGCGACGCGGTCGTCGGGGCCCGGTACGGCGACATGAGCAGCATCGACACGTGAGGGGTCCGGCCGAGCCGCGCTGTCCGGGGCCGGTGGCAGGATCCCGACCGTGAGCGAGTCCGTCCCCGCCGACGTCCCCGAGGCCGCCCGCGAGAGGGCCGCCGCGCTCGCCGAGGAGATCCGCGCCCACCAGTTCGCCTACTACGTCCGCGACACCCCGACGGTGTCCGACGCGGAGTACGACGCCCTCCTCCAGGAGCTGCAGCGGCTCGAGGCCGAGCACCCCGCCCTCGTCACGCCGGACAGCCCCACCCAGCAGGTCGGCGGCACGTTCTCGACCGAGTTCACGCCCGTCGACCACCTCCAGCGCCTGCTGAGCCTCGACAACGTCTTCAGCCCCGAGGAGCTCGCCGAGTGGGACGCGCGGGTCCGCGCGGAGGCGGGCGACGACATCCGGTACCTCTGCGAGCTCAAGATCGACGGGCTCGCGGTCAACCTCCTCTACGTCGACGGCCGGCTCGAGCGCGCGGCGACGCGCGGCGACGGGCGCACCGGGGAGGACATCACCCTCAACGTCCGCACGATCGACACCGTCCCGACCGCGCTGTCCGGCTCCGACGCCGCCGCCGGCGTGCCGGTGCCGCACCGGGTCGAGGTCCGCGGCGAGGTGTTCTTCCCCGTCGAGGCCTTCACCCGGCTCAACGCCGAGCTCACCGAGGCGGGCAGGAGCCCGTTCGCCAACCCCCGCAACGCCGCGGCCGGGTCGCTGCGGCAGAAGGACCCACGGGTGACGGCCCGGCGCCCGCTCGACATGCGCGTCCACGGCCTGGGCCTGCTCGACGGCTGGACGGTGCAGAGCCAGTCCGAGGCCTACGACGTGCTGCGGGCGTGGGGCCTGCCGACCGCGGACACCTACCGCGTCGTCGACACGCTCGCGGAGGTCCAGGAGTTCGTCGACTTCTACGCCGAGCACCGGCACGACGTCGCCCACGAGATCGACGGCGTCGTCGTCAAGGTCGACCAGACCGCCCTGCAGCGCCGCCTCGGCGCCACGAGCCGCGCGCCCCGCTGGGCGACGGCGTACAAGTACCCGCCGGAGGAGGTCCGCACCCGCCTGCTCGACATCCAGGTCAACGTGGGGCGCACGGGCCGCGTCACCCCGTTCGCCGTCATGGAGCCGGTCCTCGTCGCCGGGTCCACGGTGTCGATGGCGACGCTGCACAACGCCGACGAGGTGCGGCGCAAGGGCGTGCTCATCGGCGACACCGTGTGGCTGCGCAAGGCCGGCGACGTCATCCCCGAGGTGCTCGGCCCGGTCGTCGAGCTGCGCGACGGCAGCGAGCGCGCCTTCGAGATGCCGACGCACTGCCCGTCGTGCGGCACGGAGCTGCGGCGGGAGACCGAGAGCGCGGTCGACATCCGCTGCCCGAACCGACGCACGTGCCCCAGCCAGCTGCGGGAGCGGCTGTTCCACCTCGCCTCACGCAACGCCTTCGACATCGAGGCGCTCGGCTGGGAGGGCTCGCAGTCGCTGCTCGAGGCGGGGGTCGTCACCGACGAGGGCGACGTGTTCGACCTCGACGAGGAGCGGCTGTGCCGGGTGCCGCTCTACACGAACAACGACGGCAACCTCTCGGCCAACGGCCGGCGCCTGCTCGCGAACCTCGGCGAGGCGCGGCAGCGGCCCCTGTGGCGGGTGCTCGTCGCGCTCTCCATCCGCCACGTCGGCCCGACGGCGGCGCGGGCGCTGGCCACCCGCTACGGCTCGCTGCCCGCGCTGCGGGAGGTCGCGGAGAGCGGTGACCGGGCCGCCGCGGTCGAGGAGCTCGCCGCCACCGACGGCGTCGGCCGCACCATCGCCGAGGCGATCGTCGACTGGTTCGCCGTCGACTGGCAGGCCTCCGTCGTCGACCGCTGGCAGGCGGCGGGCGTGCGGATGGCCGACGAGCGCGACGCGTCGACGCCGCGGGTGCTCGAGGGGATGACCGTCGTCGTCACCGGCTCGCTCGAGCGGTTCAGCCGCGACGAGGCGAAGGAGGCGATCCTCGCCCGGGGCGGCAAGGCCGCCAGCTCGGTGTCGAGGAGGACCACGGCCGTCGTCGTCGGCGACAGCCCCGGCTCCAAGGCCGCGAAGGCGGAGGAGCTCGGGGTGCCCGTGCTCGACGAGGCCGGCTTCGAGCGGCTGCTCGCCGAGGGTGCCGCGGCCCTGCCCGGGGACACCGCGGCGACCTCCTAGACTCGCCCACCATGTCCGACACCCCCGCCCGCTCGGCCGAGCAGCTCGACGCGGACCGCGTCGCGCACCTCGCCGGGCTCGCGCGCATCGCCCTCACCGACGCCGAGCGCGAGCGGCTCGCCGGGCAGCTGTCCGTCGTCCTCGAGGCCGTCGCCCAGGTGCAGGAGGTCGCGACCCCCGACGTGCCCGCCACCAGCCACCCGATGCCGCTGACGAACGTCATGCGCGACGACGTCCCCGTGCCGGGGCTGTCGCCCGAGGCGGCGCTGGCCGGGGCGCCCGCCGTCGAGGACGACCGGTTCCGCGTCCCCCGCATCCTCGAGGAGGACTGATGAGCACGAGCCGCGACCTCACCCGCCTCGGCGCCGCGCAGATGGCGGAGGAGATGGCGGCCGGTGACGTGTCGAGCGTCGAGCTCGTCGAGGCCGCCCTCGCGCGCATCGACGCCGTCGACGGCTCCGCCGAGGCCGGCGTCCACGCCTTCCTCCACGTCGCCGCCGACGAGGCGCTCGCCGTCGCGCGCTCCGTCGACGAGGCACGCGCGGCGGGCGAGCCGCTGCCGGCGCTGGCCGGGGTCCCGGTCGCCGTCAAGGACGTCGTCGCGACCCGGGGCATGCCGACGACCGTCGGATCCCGCATCCTCGAGGGCTGGGTCCCGCCGTACGACGCGACGCTCGTCGAGCGGCTGCGGGCCGCGCGGACGCCCCTGCTCGGCAAGACCAACATGGACGAGTTCGCCATGGGCTCGTCCACCGAGCACTCCGCGTACGGTCCCACGCGCAACCCGTGGGACCTCGAGCGCATCCCCGGTGGGTCCGGGGGCGGGTCGGCAGCCGCCGTCGCCGCGTACGAGGCGCCGCTGGCCGTCGGCACCGACACCGGCGGGTCCATCCGGCAGCCCGCCGCCGTCACCGGCACCGTGGGCGTCAAGCCCACCTACGGCGGCGTGTCCCGCTACGGCCTCGTCGCGCTCGCCTCGAGCCTCGACCAGGCCGGGCCGTGCGCCCGGTCCGTGCTCGACGCGGCGCTGCTCCACGCCGCGATGGGCGGGCACGACCCCCGGGACTCCACCTCGCTGGCCGGCCGTGCCCCCGACGTCGTGGCTGCCGCCCGCGACGGGGCCACCGGCGACCTCGCCGGGGTCCGTGTCGGGCTCGTCCGCGAGCTCGGCGGCGAGGGCTACCAGGCCGGGGTGCAGGCGCGCTTCGCCGAGGCCGTCGACGTGCTCCGCGAGGCCGGCGCCGAGGTCGTGGAGGTGTCGGCGCCCCACTTCCGCTACGCGCTCGCCGCGTACTACCTCATCCTGCCCAGCGAGGCGTCGAGCAACCTCGCGAAGTTCGACGCCATGCGCTACGGCCTGCGGGTGGGCGACGGCGACCCGCAGGCGACCGCGGAGGCCGTCATGTCGGCGACCCGCGAGGCCGGCTTCGGTGACGAGGTCAAGCGGCGCATCGTCCTCGGTACCTACGCGCTGTCCGCCGGCTACTACGACGCCTACTACGGCTCCGCGCAGAAGGTGCGCACGCTCGTCCAGCGCGACTTCGCCGCTGCGTTCGAGCGTGCCGACGTGCTCGTGTCGCCGACCGCCCCGACCACGGCGTTCCGCTTCGGCGACAAGCTGGACGACCCGATGGCGATGTACCTCAACGACGTCGCCACCATCCCCGCCAACCTCGCGGGCGTCCCCGGGATGTCCCTGCCGAGCGGCCTGGCCGACGAGGACGGGCTGCCCGCCGGCATCCAGCTGCTCGCGCCCGCGCAGGCCGACGACCGGCTCTACCGGGTCGGTGCGGCCCTCGAGGCGCGCCTGCTCGACCGCTGGGGCGGTCCGCTGCTCGATCGCGCGCCCGCGCTCGGCTCCTTCCCCCGCCGCGACCTCACGACCACGGGAGCACCCGCATGACCGCGACCACGGAGCTCGTGGAGTTCGACGACGCCGTCGCGCGCTTCGACCCCGTCGTGGGCCTGGAGGTCCACGTCGAGCTGTCGACGCGCACCAAGATGTTCTGCGGCTGCGAGCACTCCTTCGCCGCGCCGCCGAACAGCCAGGTGTGCCCGGTCTGCCTCGGGCTGCCCGGCGCGCTGCCGGTGCTCAACGGGGCCGCGGTGGAGTCGGCGGTGCGGATCGGCCTCGCGCTCAACTGCGAGATCGCGCCGTACGGCCGGTTCGCGCGGAAGAACTACTTCTACCCGGACATGCCGAAGAACTTCCAGACCTCGCAGTACGACGAGCCGATCGCCCACGACGGGTGGCTCGACGTCGAGCTCGACGACGGCGAGGTCGTGCGCGTCGGCATCGAGCGCGCCCACATGGAGGAGGACACCGGCAAGTCGACGCACGTCGGCGGCTCGACCGGCCGGATCCACGGGGCCGAGTACTCCCTCGTCGACTACAACCGGGCCGGCATCCCCCTCATCGAGATCGTGACGAGGCCCGTGCTCGGCACCGGGCCGCGCGTCGCGGAGGTCGCCCGCGCCTACGTCGCGACGCTGCGGGACCTGCTCCGCTCCCTCGGGGTGTCGGAGGTGCGCATGGAGCGCGGCAACCTGCGCTGCGACGCGAACGTGTCCCTGCGACCGTCGCCCGACGCGCCGCTCGGCACGCGGACGGAGACGAAGAACGTCAACTCGCTGCGCTCGGTCGAGCGCGCCGTCCGGTACGAGGTGCAGCGGCAGGCTGCCCTCCTGACGGCCGGGGGAACCGTCACGCAGGAGACCCGGCACTGGCACGAGGACACCGGTGTCACGACCTCGGGACGCCCGAAGTCCGACGCCGACGACTACCGGTACTTCCCCGAGCCCGACCTCGTACCGGTCGAGCCCGACGCCGAGTGGGTCGAGTCGCTGCGTGCGTCGCTGCCGGAGCCGCCCGCGGCCCGGCACCGGCGGCTGCAGGGGGAGTGGGGCCTCGCCGACGCCGAGATGCGTGACGTCGTCAACGCGGGCGCCCTCGACCTCGTCGAGGCCACCGTCGCCGCGGGCGCGGCGCCGGCGGCCGCGCGCAAGTGGTGGATGGGCGAGCTGTCGCGCCGGGCCAAGGCGGACGGCGTCGAGCTCGGCGACCTCGCCGTCACCCCCGGCCAGGTCGCGGAGCTGCAGGGCCTCGTCGACTCGGGCCGGCTCACCGACTCCCTCGCGCGGCAGGTGCTCGACGGCGTCCTCGCCGGCGAGGGCGCGCCGGAGCAGGTCGCCACCGCCCGGGGGCTCGAGGTCGTCTCCGACGACTCGGCGCTCGGCGACGCCGTCGACCGCGCCATCGCCGCGAACCCGGACGTCGCGGCGAAGGTCCGGGACGGCAAGGTGCAGGCCGCCGGTGCCCTCATCGGCGCCGTCATGAAGGAGATGCGCGGCCAGGCGGACGCCGCCCGCGTGCGGGAGCTCGTGCTGGAGCGCCTCGGGGCCTGAGGCGATCCGGTCGCCGGCCTCGCGTCACGACGAGACGAGAAGGGCGATCGTCACCGAGTGCACCACGGCGATGCCGAGGTTCGACAGCACGACGGGGTTGCGGAGGTCCCGGACCGTGACCCCGCTCAGCACCTTGTAGACGACCTGCAGCCCGAGCAGGGCGAGCACGGCGGGTTCGAGGTCGGGGAGCCGCCTGCTGGCCACCAGGACCGTGACGAGCAGGGCGGCGGAGCCGGCGAGGATCGCGAGGTAGATCGCCAGCAGGATGTCGCGCGCCGGCGTGCGTTCGCCGTAGGCGCCCGCCGGCCAGCGGGCACCCAGGAGGAGCGAGCCCGTCACCGGGACGAGGACGAGCACGTTGAGGACGAGCGAGACGACCGTCAGCGGCAGTGCCGCGGTCTCGAGGCCGACCATGCGCCCATGGTGCGTGATGTCAGTAACTGACGCAAGGTTTCCGGCCGCACGCCGCAGGGTGCTCACCCGGGCCGGGTGAGGCGTGGCGTCGACGGCCCGGCCTAGCGTCCGTCGCGGGCGCCGGAGCCGGCGGTCCGGGGCGGAAGGAGACGCGCATGCCCGGTGGTCGACCGAACATCCTCGTCCTG
The Aquipuribacter nitratireducens DNA segment above includes these coding regions:
- the ligA gene encoding NAD-dependent DNA ligase LigA, whose translation is MSESVPADVPEAARERAAALAEEIRAHQFAYYVRDTPTVSDAEYDALLQELQRLEAEHPALVTPDSPTQQVGGTFSTEFTPVDHLQRLLSLDNVFSPEELAEWDARVRAEAGDDIRYLCELKIDGLAVNLLYVDGRLERAATRGDGRTGEDITLNVRTIDTVPTALSGSDAAAGVPVPHRVEVRGEVFFPVEAFTRLNAELTEAGRSPFANPRNAAAGSLRQKDPRVTARRPLDMRVHGLGLLDGWTVQSQSEAYDVLRAWGLPTADTYRVVDTLAEVQEFVDFYAEHRHDVAHEIDGVVVKVDQTALQRRLGATSRAPRWATAYKYPPEEVRTRLLDIQVNVGRTGRVTPFAVMEPVLVAGSTVSMATLHNADEVRRKGVLIGDTVWLRKAGDVIPEVLGPVVELRDGSERAFEMPTHCPSCGTELRRETESAVDIRCPNRRTCPSQLRERLFHLASRNAFDIEALGWEGSQSLLEAGVVTDEGDVFDLDEERLCRVPLYTNNDGNLSANGRRLLANLGEARQRPLWRVLVALSIRHVGPTAARALATRYGSLPALREVAESGDRAAAVEELAATDGVGRTIAEAIVDWFAVDWQASVVDRWQAAGVRMADERDASTPRVLEGMTVVVTGSLERFSRDEAKEAILARGGKAASSVSRRTTAVVVGDSPGSKAAKAEELGVPVLDEAGFERLLAEGAAALPGDTAATS
- the gatB gene encoding Asp-tRNA(Asn)/Glu-tRNA(Gln) amidotransferase subunit GatB, whose translation is MTATTELVEFDDAVARFDPVVGLEVHVELSTRTKMFCGCEHSFAAPPNSQVCPVCLGLPGALPVLNGAAVESAVRIGLALNCEIAPYGRFARKNYFYPDMPKNFQTSQYDEPIAHDGWLDVELDDGEVVRVGIERAHMEEDTGKSTHVGGSTGRIHGAEYSLVDYNRAGIPLIEIVTRPVLGTGPRVAEVARAYVATLRDLLRSLGVSEVRMERGNLRCDANVSLRPSPDAPLGTRTETKNVNSLRSVERAVRYEVQRQAALLTAGGTVTQETRHWHEDTGVTTSGRPKSDADDYRYFPEPDLVPVEPDAEWVESLRASLPEPPAARHRRLQGEWGLADAEMRDVVNAGALDLVEATVAAGAAPAAARKWWMGELSRRAKADGVELGDLAVTPGQVAELQGLVDSGRLTDSLARQVLDGVLAGEGAPEQVATARGLEVVSDDSALGDAVDRAIAANPDVAAKVRDGKVQAAGALIGAVMKEMRGQADAARVRELVLERLGA
- the gatC gene encoding Asp-tRNA(Asn)/Glu-tRNA(Gln) amidotransferase subunit GatC; this encodes MSDTPARSAEQLDADRVAHLAGLARIALTDAERERLAGQLSVVLEAVAQVQEVATPDVPATSHPMPLTNVMRDDVPVPGLSPEAALAGAPAVEDDRFRVPRILEED
- a CDS encoding cupin domain-containing protein, which translates into the protein MTVTPTPAAAPLAPGQGAHHRMVDGDHVAKALVEDACGAFEVFEVVAEPGPPAPPHVSPWSGVLFVLEGTVRVHVEDARHDMSPGATITLPAGTSCTVEVPDGAPSRFLAVTSGTGAGRFFADFARSVALDRPLAETLPEVLAVTRRHGVVVSGAPQP
- a CDS encoding aldo/keto reductase, whose amino-acid sequence is MTLPSRLLGAAGPHSPLTVSALGLGCMGMSEFYGSHDDEQSTATIRRALDLGVTLIDTADMYGPFTNEELVGRAVAGRRDEVVIATKFGNERLPDGTRLGINGSPEYVRRACDDSLRRLGVDHVDLYYQHRVDRSVPIEETVGAMAGLVTAGKVRHLGLSEASVTTIRRAHAVHPITVLQTEYSLFTRDVEDEILPLLRELGIGLVPYSPLGRGLLTGAITSADQLDPDDRRRTDYFPRFGGDALEANLRLVGEVRRLAEEKGCSPGQLALAWVLAQGDDVVPIPGTRKVHRLEENVGAAAVALGADDLAALEAAVPRDAVVGARYGDMSSIDT
- the gatA gene encoding Asp-tRNA(Asn)/Glu-tRNA(Gln) amidotransferase subunit GatA, whose product is MSTSRDLTRLGAAQMAEEMAAGDVSSVELVEAALARIDAVDGSAEAGVHAFLHVAADEALAVARSVDEARAAGEPLPALAGVPVAVKDVVATRGMPTTVGSRILEGWVPPYDATLVERLRAARTPLLGKTNMDEFAMGSSTEHSAYGPTRNPWDLERIPGGSGGGSAAAVAAYEAPLAVGTDTGGSIRQPAAVTGTVGVKPTYGGVSRYGLVALASSLDQAGPCARSVLDAALLHAAMGGHDPRDSTSLAGRAPDVVAAARDGATGDLAGVRVGLVRELGGEGYQAGVQARFAEAVDVLREAGAEVVEVSAPHFRYALAAYYLILPSEASSNLAKFDAMRYGLRVGDGDPQATAEAVMSATREAGFGDEVKRRIVLGTYALSAGYYDAYYGSAQKVRTLVQRDFAAAFERADVLVSPTAPTTAFRFGDKLDDPMAMYLNDVATIPANLAGVPGMSLPSGLADEDGLPAGIQLLAPAQADDRLYRVGAALEARLLDRWGGPLLDRAPALGSFPRRDLTTTGAPA
- a CDS encoding helix-turn-helix transcriptional regulator, encoding MERQWPLTGRDSELQQVAAGVRPGAAGIVVAGPPGAGKTRLVREALAAGASRGARVLWVQGGEATRQVPLGLFAGVLRLPEGDGGASAVAAAVDELATLAPLVLVVDDAHLLDPLSAVVVHRAAVRRLGPVVLTLRHGTSPPDPATSLWKDGALERLDLDLLDADATASLVAAVLDGPVETRSVRRLWALTQGSPLFLRHLLPAEVAAGRFSPASGLWCWSQEPRLTPGLAALLGRDLGALTPEEQHVVDVLAVAEPVAVDTLARLGAPGAVAVLEAVESRGLVRTATASDGLVARLAHPLYGEVRRESMGEMRARRLRGAVAATLDPDTDVLRKAVLALDSDLPPDPALFLRAAERAIGLFDLPLAERLARAAAATGDARAGVVHASALSWLSRGEEAEALLVALAARAADGPTGALVQAVRAGNLAWSLRQLERARGVVAAALGRDDAGPVRLHLEALDVALAAAAGEVATVLPRAVALRGRTRGSDLPDLLVTSALAATAAVTGRVDLLAPGVADRGSATPSATPSTMSIPAFGRADFQVLGYRLAGLPERAAEVAEPLRAASADLHGPARLMGLVLAGHAALAAGRVRPAVVPLREAWSALEPSPHEFRFRCRTLLVTAFAMTGDRTAARVLLPGLVAEQHPTYRLYVPDDLLARAWVAASEGATSEAVDLALAAAGLARAQESPAYEVLAWQVAAQLGAAAAVLGEGVTRLEAVASVVAGPRAVVALEYVVGTLRADAAALLRVSAGFEALGDPVAAADSAAQAATLLRRHARRGAALSAAARAQRLAERAGVRTPAVTAATVPLPLTGREREVALLAARGLSNREIAERLVVSVRTVEGHLYRIGHKLGVADRTELAAILDPAADG